The Actinocorallia herbida DNA window AGGTGTCGCCGGGATCGGCCGTCGGGGTGACCGGACCGTCCGGCACCGGCAAGACCCTGCTCCTGCGGGTCCTCGCCGGGCTGCACCGGCCCGACGGCGGGACGCTCCACCTCGACGGCGCCGCCCTTCCCGCTCGAGCGCGGCGGCGGGCTCCAGAGGAGCGGCGCAGGATCCAGTTCGTCCCGCAGAACCCCCTGGGCGCGCTCAACCCCGCCCGCACCATCGCCGCCACCCTCGCCCGACCGCTCTCCCGCCTGGGCGGGATCAGCGGACCCGACCTGGACGACCGGGTGGCCGAGCTGCTGCACCAGGTCGGCCTCCCCGCCGACTTCGCCGACCGCCGTCCGGCCGAGCTGTCGGGCAGACAGCGACAGCGGGTCTCCATCGCCCGCGCTTTGGCCGCGGGACCCGACTACCTGCTCTGCGACGAGATCACCTCCGCCCTCGATCCGGACACCGGTCACGAGATCATGGCCATGCTCTCCCGGCTCCGCACCGACCGCGGCACGGCGCTCCTCGTCATCAGCCACCAGCTCGACCTCATCGAGACCTACACCGACCGGACCCTCCTTCTCGGGCCGGACGGCCTCACCTCGTGCAGTTGACGGGCTCTCCTTCCGGCCACCGACCGGCCCGATGAGCGCCGGCCTGCGCGAAGGCGGCTTCCGGCGTTTACCGGGCGCTTTCCTGCCGCGAAGGGGGCGCTATCCCACCGGTGCCTAACGTCGGTTTTGTAACGACCAATCAGCCTTCTCCCTCAGGAGCGGTCATGATCACTCTCCCCAGGCGGCTCGCCTGCCTCACCCTGGGTCTCACGGCGGTGATCACCCTGAGCGCCTGCCAGCCCGGATCCCCTAACGCGACGGCCTCTGCCGCGCAGGACAAGCCTTCGCCGGAGGTCAACCCGCCCGGCGACATCCCCGACAACCAGGTCTATGTGCCGTTCACCGTCCCGGGTGGCACCTTCACCGTGAAGGTGCCCGAGGGGTGGGCGCAATCCCAGGACGGGCAGGCCACGGTCTTCACCGACAAGCTCAACACCGTCCGGATCGAGGCCGCCTCAGCCTCGTCGGCCCCGACCACGGCCACCGCCCAGGCAGAGATCGCCAAGATCAAGGCGTCCGCCCAGGGGTTCTCCGGGGGGCAAGTGTCCCAGGCCCAGCGCAAGGCGGGCCCGGCCATCCTGATCACCTATCAGGAGAAGTCGACGCCCAACGCGGTGACCGGCAAGGCCGTCACCGACGCGGTCGAGCACTACACGTTCTGGAAGAGCGGCCACGAGGCCGTGCTCACCCTGTCCGGACCGGTCGGCGCCGACAACGTGGACCCGTGGCGGACGATCACGGACTCGGTGCAGTGGGCACCATGACCGCCGCCCTGGAAGCCGAGTCGCTGTACCGGTTCTTCCGGGCGGGCGACGAGGAGACCCTCGCACTGCGCGGGGTGTCCCTGACCGTCGGCGCCGGTGAGTTCGCGGTCGTCGCCGGGCCGTCGGGCTCGGGCAAGTCGACACTCCTGGCCTGCCTGGCCGGGCTTGACGAACCCGACGGCGGCACCGTCCGGATCGCGGGCGAGCCGATGAGCCACCGGCCCGAGACGGTCCGCGCACGGCTGCGGGCGGACCACGTCGGCGTCCTCTTCCAGTCCGGGAACCTGCTCGCGCACCTGACCGTCGCACAGAACCTCGCCCTGTGCCGCAAGCTGCCCTCCCGCAAGCCGGGGCCGGACGCCGACCGGCTCCTGGAAGCGGTCGGGCTCACCACGCGGGCCCACGCCCGCCCGGCCGAGCTGTCCGGCGGGGAGGCGGCGCGGGCAGGGCTCGCCCTCGCTCTCGCGGCCGACCCGGCCGTCCTGCTGGCCGATGAGCCGACCGGCGAACTCGACTCCGTCACCGAGGCCCAGATCCTCGACCTGCTGCTGCACCGCGCCGCCCTCGGCACCGCGGTCCTCGTCGCGAGCCACAGCCCCGCGGTCGCGGCCTCCGCCGACCGGGTGATCCGGCTCAGCGACGGGAAGGTCACGCCATGAAAGACACCTCCTCCCCCATGACAGAACGGCCCGCGGATGACGCCGTCGTCCGGTGCACCGGTCTGGCCCGCACTTTCGGGTCGGGCCGCGCCGCGACCGTCGCGCTGCACCGGGTCTCCTGCACCGTGCCGCCCGGCGCCCGCATCGCACTGTCCGGCCCCTCCGGATCGGGGAAGTCGACGCTGCTGCACCTGCTCGCCGGGCTCGACGAGCCCACCGCGGGCGAGATCTCCTGGTCCGGGCTCGGCGGCCCCCCGCACGGCAGGCCCGGCACCGTCGGCCTGGTCTTCCAGGGGCCCAGCCTCCTGCCCGACCTGGACGTGCGCGAGAACGTGGCGCTGCCGCTGATCCTCGGCGGGACGCCCGAGCAGACCGCACTGCGCGCGGCGGGCGACGTGCTGCGGCGGCTACAGGCGGCCGACCTCGCCGCGAAGCTCCCCGAGGAGCTGTCCGGCGGCCAGGCCCAGCGCGCGGCGGTCGCCCGGGTCCTGGCCGGAAGGCCCGCCCTGATCCTCGCCGACGAGCCCACCGGCCAACTCGACCACCAGACCGGCGACCGCGTCATCACCGTCCTGCTGAACGCCGCCGACGAACTCGGCGCGGCCCTCGTCATCAGCACCCACGACCCCGCCGTACTCGACCGCTTCACCGAACGCTGGACGATGCGGGACGGCACGCTCATCGCCGCACCCGGCCCCGGGAAGGGGGCACCGTCATGATCTGGATCTGGTTGCGCGGACTGCTGCGCCGCCGCCCTGCCCGCCTTGCCGCGACGACCGCGGGCATCGCCGTCGCGGTGGCACTGCTCGCCTCGCTCGGCGCGTTCCTCGCCGCGTCGAAGGCGACCATGACATCCCGGGCCGCCGCGAGCGTGGCGGTGGACTGGCAGGTCGCGGTCGCCCCCGGCGCCGACCCGGCCGCGGTACTGGCCGCGGTGGATTCCGCACCGGGCACGCCCGCGGCGGTCCCCGTCGGATTCGCCACCACCAGCGGGCTGTCCAGCGGCGGCACGACCACCCAAACGACGGGACCCGGCATCGTCCTCGGCGTCCCGGACACCTACCGGCAGCTCTTCCCGGCCGCCGTGCGCACCCTCGCCGGACCGGGGAACGGAGTGATGCTCGCCCAGCAGACCGCCGCGAACCTGCACGCCAGGCCCGGCGACACCGTCACCATCGGCCGTCAGGGACTGCCCGGCGTCCCGGTCCGGATCACCAGCGTCGTCGACCTGCCGCAGGCCGACTCGCTGTTCCAGAAGGTCGGCGCCCCGGTAGGCGCGCAGCCCGTCGCGCCCCCGGACAACGTCCTGCTGCTCCCGCAGTCGACCTGGCACCAGGTGTTCGACCCGCTGGCCGCGGCCCGGCCCGACCTCGTCGCCGCCCAGATCCACGCCGCGCGGACGCACCGGCTGCCCGCCGACCCCGCCGCCGCGTACACCCGCAGCACCGCCGTCGCGCACAACCTCGAAGCCGCCACCTCCGGCGCCGCGACCGTCGGAGACAACCTCGGCGCCTCCCTCGACGCCGCGCGGAGCGACGCCGCCTACTCCCAGGTGCTCTTCCTGTTCCTCGGCCTGCCCGGCGCGGTCCTCGCGGGCCTGCTCACCGCCGCCCTCACCGCGACCGGCGCACCCCGCCGCCGCGCCGAGCAGGCGCTCCTGCGGGCGCGCGGCGCGTCGGCCAGGACGCTGCTCGCGCTGGCCGCCGTCGAGGCCGCCGTGGTCGGCGTCGCGGGCAGCCTCCTCGGCCTCGCCGGAGCCGCGCTGGTCGGCCGGTGGGCGTTCGGCGCGGCGGGGTTCGGCGCCACCCCGGCGGCCTCCCTCGCCTGGACGGCGGGGGCGGCCCTGGCCGGAATGGCCATCGCCGCGGTCACCGTGCTGCTGCCCGCCCGACGCGACCTGCGGGAGACCACCGTCGCCCAGGGCCGGACACCGGTCGGCCGCATCGCGGCCCCGCGCTGGACCCGGTACGGCCTCGACTTCATCCTCCTCGGCCTCGCCGCCGCGGTCTTCCTGCTGACCGGCCGCAACGGCTACCGGCTCGTGCTCGCGCCCGAAGGCGTCCCCGCCATCTCCGTCTCGTACTGGGCGTTCGCCGGACCCGCGCTGCTGTGGACGGGCGGCGCGCTGCTCGCGTGGCGGCTGGCGGACCTCCTGCTCGGCCGGGGCCGGCGGTTCGTCGCCACGGGGCTGAAGCCCGTCGCCGGAGGGCTCTCCGGCATCGTCGCCGCAGGGCTGTCCCG harbors:
- a CDS encoding ATP-binding cassette domain-containing protein; this encodes MRRTRVGRVGQDPGSALNPRMKVRRPVAETLRPASPEAVEDLLRACRQPTGDGLLDRRVQTISGGQQRRVALARATSSRHRIAERRTPAEPSPAPTGGLTARRIDVAFRGNRVLSGVDLEVSPGSAVGVTGPSGTGKTLLLRVLAGLHRPDGGTLHLDGAALPARARRRAPEERRRIQFVPQNPLGALNPARTIAATLARPLSRLGGISGPDLDDRVAELLHQVGLPADFADRRPAELSGRQRQRVSIARALAAGPDYLLCDEITSALDPDTGHEIMAMLSRLRTDRGTALLVISHQLDLIETYTDRTLLLGPDGLTSCS
- a CDS encoding ABC transporter permease; this translates as MIWIWLRGLLRRRPARLAATTAGIAVAVALLASLGAFLAASKATMTSRAAASVAVDWQVAVAPGADPAAVLAAVDSAPGTPAAVPVGFATTSGLSSGGTTTQTTGPGIVLGVPDTYRQLFPAAVRTLAGPGNGVMLAQQTAANLHARPGDTVTIGRQGLPGVPVRITSVVDLPQADSLFQKVGAPVGAQPVAPPDNVLLLPQSTWHQVFDPLAAARPDLVAAQIHAARTHRLPADPAAAYTRSTAVAHNLEAATSGAATVGDNLGASLDAARSDAAYSQVLFLFLGLPGAVLAGLLTAALTATGAPRRRAEQALLRARGASARTLLALAAVEAAVVGVAGSLLGLAGAALVGRWAFGAAGFGATPAASLAWTAGAALAGMAIAAVTVLLPARRDLRETTVAQGRTPVGRIAAPRWTRYGLDFILLGLAAAVFLLTGRNGYRLVLAPEGVPAISVSYWAFAGPALLWTGGALLAWRLADLLLGRGRRFVATGLKPVAGGLSGIVAAGLSRRRGTLSRAVVLLAVAVAFAGSTATFNATYRQQAEVDARLTNGADVTVTQSPGTVAGPGEAARIARIAGVPTVEPVQHRFAYVGADLQDLYGVRPGTVARATSLQDAYFTGGTARHLMSVLAARPDSVLVSAETVHDFQLKPGDLLNLRLQDGRTKQLTTVPFHYAGVVNEFPTAPKDSFFVANATYVAQRTGSDAVGAFLIDTGGKDPAAVARRVQAGLGPSATVTDLTTARATTGSSLTAVDLAGLTRVELAFALLLAAASGGLVLALGLTERRRTFAIATALGADTRQLRGFVFAETAVLTACGLAAGTGLGWLLSQMLVKVLTGVFDPPPAALAVPWPYLAAVAAVTVAALAAVSAATVRLARRPSVTILREL
- a CDS encoding ABC transporter ATP-binding protein, giving the protein MTERPADDAVVRCTGLARTFGSGRAATVALHRVSCTVPPGARIALSGPSGSGKSTLLHLLAGLDEPTAGEISWSGLGGPPHGRPGTVGLVFQGPSLLPDLDVRENVALPLILGGTPEQTALRAAGDVLRRLQAADLAAKLPEELSGGQAQRAAVARVLAGRPALILADEPTGQLDHQTGDRVITVLLNAADELGAALVISTHDPAVLDRFTERWTMRDGTLIAAPGPGKGAPS
- a CDS encoding ABC transporter ATP-binding protein; amino-acid sequence: MTAALEAESLYRFFRAGDEETLALRGVSLTVGAGEFAVVAGPSGSGKSTLLACLAGLDEPDGGTVRIAGEPMSHRPETVRARLRADHVGVLFQSGNLLAHLTVAQNLALCRKLPSRKPGPDADRLLEAVGLTTRAHARPAELSGGEAARAGLALALAADPAVLLADEPTGELDSVTEAQILDLLLHRAALGTAVLVASHSPAVAASADRVIRLSDGKVTP